The Lysobacter sp. genome includes a window with the following:
- a CDS encoding 2,3-bisphosphoglycerate-independent phosphoglycerate mutase yields MPAAAHRPKPVVLLILDGWGYREDPADNALALADLPNWRRLWAQRPHTLIHTEGRHVGLPDGQMGNSEVGHMNLGAGRIVYQDLTRVDAAIEDGSFFANTELRAACAAAKASGGVLHVMGLLSPGGVHSHEQHIFAMLDLAAREGVARVAVHAFLDGRDTPPRSAEASLRALQAKCDALGNARIATVGGRYFAMDRDKRWERVRLGWDAIVDAQAAQRAPDALAALAAAYARGENDEFVAPTVIEGTQPMRDGDAIVFMNFRADRARQLAAAFVDPLFGKGGFDGFHARRPQLSRFVCLSEYDAKLPAPLAFAADDLRNTLGEVLAAHGLRQLRIAETEKYAHVTFFFSGGREAVYAGEERILVPSPKVATYDLQPEMSCPELTAKLVDAIASARFDVVVCNIANPDMVGHTGDLQAAILAAQAVDVAIGAIETAVHAAGGALLVTADHGNLEMMRDPETGQPHTAHTVGPVPFVYVGDREGVRLRSGGALRDVAPTMLDLLGLPQPAEMGGRSLLGAALGAGPGAG; encoded by the coding sequence ATGCCCGCTGCCGCCCACCGTCCGAAGCCCGTGGTATTGCTGATCCTGGACGGCTGGGGCTATCGCGAGGACCCGGCCGACAACGCGCTGGCGCTGGCCGATCTGCCCAACTGGCGCCGGCTCTGGGCGCAGCGCCCGCATACCCTGATCCACACCGAGGGCCGCCACGTCGGCTTGCCCGACGGGCAGATGGGCAATTCCGAAGTCGGGCACATGAATCTCGGTGCCGGCCGCATCGTCTACCAGGACCTCACCCGCGTCGATGCGGCGATCGAGGACGGCAGCTTCTTCGCCAACACCGAACTGCGCGCCGCCTGCGCGGCGGCGAAGGCGTCCGGCGGTGTACTGCATGTGATGGGCCTGCTCTCGCCCGGCGGCGTGCACAGCCACGAACAGCATATTTTCGCGATGCTCGATCTGGCCGCGCGCGAGGGCGTCGCCCGCGTGGCGGTGCATGCGTTCCTCGATGGTCGCGATACGCCGCCGCGTTCGGCCGAAGCCAGCCTGCGCGCGCTGCAGGCGAAGTGCGACGCGCTGGGCAATGCGCGCATCGCCACGGTCGGCGGACGCTATTTCGCGATGGACCGCGACAAGCGCTGGGAGCGCGTGCGTCTTGGCTGGGATGCGATCGTCGATGCGCAGGCCGCGCAGCGCGCGCCGGATGCGCTGGCCGCGCTCGCAGCGGCCTATGCGCGCGGCGAGAACGACGAGTTCGTCGCGCCGACGGTCATCGAAGGGACGCAGCCGATGCGCGACGGCGACGCGATCGTGTTCATGAATTTCCGCGCCGACCGCGCGCGTCAGCTCGCTGCCGCATTCGTTGATCCCCTGTTCGGTAAAGGCGGGTTCGACGGCTTCCACGCACGACGTCCGCAGCTGTCGCGCTTCGTCTGCCTTTCCGAATACGACGCCAAGCTGCCGGCGCCGCTGGCGTTCGCGGCGGACGATCTGCGCAACACGCTGGGCGAAGTGCTGGCCGCGCATGGTTTGCGCCAGCTGCGCATCGCCGAAACCGAAAAATACGCGCACGTGACCTTCTTCTTCAGCGGCGGTCGCGAAGCGGTGTATGCGGGCGAGGAGCGCATCCTGGTGCCGAGCCCGAAAGTCGCGACCTACGATCTGCAGCCGGAAATGAGCTGTCCCGAACTCACCGCGAAGCTGGTCGATGCCATCGCGTCCGCACGATTCGACGTGGTCGTGTGCAATATCGCCAACCCGGACATGGTCGGTCACACCGGCGATCTGCAGGCGGCGATCCTCGCCGCGCAGGCGGTGGACGTGGCGATCGGCGCGATCGAAACCGCCGTGCATGCGGCCGGCGGCGCACTGCTGGTCACCGCCGATCATGGCAATCTCGAAATGATGCGCGACCCCGAGACCGGACAGCCGCATACCGCGCACACCGTCGGCCCGGTGCCGTTCGTCTATGTCGGCGATCGCGAGGGCGTGCGCCTGCGCAGCGGCGGCGCGCTGCGCGATGTCGCGCCGACCATGCTCGATCTGCTCGGACTTCCGCAGCCGGCGGAGATGGGCGGACGTTCCTTGCTTGGCGCAGCACTGGGCGCAGGACCGGGCGCCGGATGA
- a CDS encoding M28 family peptidase, translating into MRCSPPILFPKVLLLTLAATAALAGCKREAEAPAAPPAETAPAQPGFAFKDAITPADFAEHVRVLASDEFEGRAPGTPGEDKTVEYLKAQFQRIGLKPGNGDSYFQTVPMMETTADEATTMSIDVKGKPHTLKFGTDMVIGTRTGQPEVKIDASDLVFVGYGVDAPEQQWNDYAGVDVKGKTVVMFVNDPGFHAKDPDLFDGNRMTYYGRWTYKFEEAGRKGAAAALIIHDTEGASYGWDVVKNSWSGAQYDLRAADDPAPRVPLQGWITGEQAKALFADAGLDLEKMRAAAGKRGFKPVPMQAKATVTLKSTTAEKESRNVLALLPGAETPNEAIVYMAHWDHLGHHTDEKNPDGSGDTIYNGAVDNATGVAGILEIAELLAKGAKPKRSVLFAAVTLEESGLLGSKYYVAHPSIPLDQTVGVINLDAMSVAGRTRDITVVGMGNSELEDILKPIAEHQGRTLVEESNPAGGYYFRSDHFNFAKAGVPALYPDGGTDLIDGGTAAGEAAGKIYNENHYHKPSDQYDAATWKLDGTMQDLAAVYEVGLALAFDDKWPNWYADNPFRAARDKMMAAKAPATAAAAAPAK; encoded by the coding sequence ATGCGCTGTTCTCCGCCAATCCTGTTCCCGAAAGTTCTGCTTTTGACCCTTGCGGCCACGGCCGCCCTTGCCGGTTGCAAACGCGAGGCCGAAGCGCCCGCCGCGCCGCCGGCCGAGACCGCGCCGGCCCAGCCCGGCTTCGCATTCAAGGACGCGATCACACCGGCCGATTTCGCCGAGCACGTGCGCGTGCTGGCGTCGGACGAATTCGAGGGCCGCGCGCCGGGGACGCCCGGCGAGGACAAGACCGTCGAATATCTCAAGGCGCAGTTCCAGCGCATCGGTCTGAAGCCCGGCAACGGCGACAGTTATTTCCAGACCGTGCCGATGATGGAAACCACCGCCGACGAAGCGACGACGATGAGCATCGACGTCAAGGGCAAGCCGCATACACTGAAGTTCGGCACCGATATGGTGATCGGTACGCGCACGGGGCAACCTGAAGTGAAGATCGATGCGAGCGACCTGGTGTTCGTGGGCTACGGCGTGGATGCGCCGGAGCAGCAGTGGAACGATTACGCCGGTGTCGATGTGAAGGGCAAGACCGTGGTGATGTTCGTCAACGATCCGGGCTTCCACGCCAAGGATCCGGATCTGTTCGACGGCAACCGCATGACCTACTACGGGCGCTGGACGTACAAGTTCGAGGAAGCGGGGCGCAAGGGAGCAGCGGCGGCGCTGATCATCCACGACACCGAGGGCGCGTCGTACGGTTGGGACGTGGTGAAGAATTCGTGGTCCGGCGCGCAGTACGATCTGCGCGCGGCCGACGACCCGGCGCCGCGCGTGCCGCTGCAGGGCTGGATCACCGGCGAGCAGGCGAAGGCGCTGTTCGCCGACGCGGGGCTGGATCTGGAGAAGATGCGCGCCGCCGCCGGCAAACGCGGCTTCAAGCCGGTGCCGATGCAGGCGAAGGCGACCGTCACCCTGAAGAGCACCACCGCCGAAAAGGAATCGCGCAACGTGTTGGCGCTGCTGCCGGGCGCGGAAACGCCGAACGAAGCGATCGTCTACATGGCGCACTGGGATCATCTGGGTCACCACACCGACGAGAAGAATCCGGACGGTTCTGGCGACACCATCTACAACGGCGCGGTGGACAACGCGACCGGCGTCGCCGGCATCCTGGAAATCGCCGAACTGCTGGCCAAGGGCGCGAAACCGAAGCGCTCGGTGCTGTTCGCTGCGGTGACGCTGGAGGAATCCGGGCTGCTGGGTTCGAAGTATTACGTCGCGCATCCCAGCATTCCGCTGGACCAGACCGTGGGCGTGATCAATCTCGACGCGATGAGCGTGGCCGGCCGCACCCGCGACATCACCGTGGTCGGCATGGGCAATTCGGAACTGGAAGACATCCTCAAGCCGATCGCCGAGCATCAGGGCCGCACGCTGGTGGAGGAATCGAACCCGGCCGGCGGTTATTACTTCCGCTCCGATCACTTCAACTTCGCCAAGGCCGGCGTGCCGGCGCTGTATCCCGACGGCGGCACCGATCTGATCGACGGCGGCACGGCGGCAGGCGAAGCGGCGGGAAAAATCTACAACGAAAACCACTACCACAAGCCCAGCGACCAGTACGACGCGGCCACCTGGAAACTCGATGGCACGATGCAGGATCTTGCCGCCGTCTACGAAGTGGGTCTGGCCTTGGCGTTCGACGACAAGTGGCCGAACTGGTATGCCGACAACCCGTTCCGCGCCGCGCGCGACAAGATGATGGCGGCGAAGGCACCGGCGACGGCTGCGGCAGCAGCGCCGGCGAAATAA
- a CDS encoding VOC family protein → MKRVTGIGGIFFKSSDPKRLSAWYRDHLGLDVSDWGGAIFQWGGPDSSPGMTIWSPFAQDTNKMDPSPASFMINFRVADLDTLLATLRTEGCNVIDNTEPSDFGKFGWVIDPDGNKVELWEPPAVQ, encoded by the coding sequence ATGAAGCGCGTGACCGGCATCGGCGGTATCTTTTTCAAATCGTCGGACCCAAAGCGCCTAAGCGCTTGGTATCGCGACCATCTTGGTTTGGACGTGAGCGATTGGGGCGGAGCCATATTTCAGTGGGGTGGCCCTGACAGCTCACCGGGGATGACTATTTGGAGCCCATTTGCGCAAGATACAAACAAAATGGATCCAAGCCCGGCATCCTTCATGATCAACTTCCGCGTGGCGGATCTGGACACACTTCTCGCCACATTGCGCACTGAAGGTTGCAACGTCATAGACAACACAGAGCCCTCGGATTTCGGCAAGTTCGGCTGGGTGATCGATCCCGATGGAAACAAGGTTGAACTTTGGGAGCCTCCAGCAGTTCAGTAA
- a CDS encoding nitroreductase produces the protein MGSGWSARRYHPSTASGTSVTPLANHPSQTLQLLDDRRSVPSRQLAAPGPDHATLLRMLRSASRVPDHGKRTPFRFLRVEGDARLSLGERIAARSRARDPDASDSAVEKDRLRFSFAPTIVTVIARLGPDEKIPEQERLLTTGCVCFALLQAAQALGFGAQWLTGWVAYDPGIRALLGIGDDEVVAGFIHIGTAQADIPERERPDAAALLTDWIPE, from the coding sequence ATGGGAAGCGGCTGGTCTGCCAGACGTTACCATCCTTCAACTGCCAGCGGGACGTCTGTGACTCCACTCGCAAATCATCCAAGCCAAACATTGCAATTGCTCGATGATCGGCGCTCGGTGCCGAGCCGGCAATTGGCCGCGCCCGGGCCCGATCACGCCACACTGTTGCGCATGCTGCGCAGCGCATCGCGCGTTCCCGATCATGGAAAGCGGACACCGTTCCGGTTTCTGCGCGTCGAAGGCGATGCCCGTCTCAGTCTTGGCGAACGCATCGCCGCACGCAGCCGCGCACGCGATCCCGATGCATCCGACAGCGCGGTCGAAAAAGACCGGCTGCGGTTCTCGTTCGCCCCGACCATCGTCACCGTGATCGCCCGACTCGGCCCGGACGAGAAGATTCCCGAGCAGGAGCGGCTGTTGACCACCGGCTGCGTCTGCTTCGCCCTGCTGCAGGCCGCGCAGGCGCTGGGTTTCGGTGCGCAGTGGCTGACCGGCTGGGTCGCCTACGATCCCGGGATCCGCGCGCTGCTGGGCATCGGCGACGATGAAGTCGTGGCCGGCTTCATCCACATCGGTACCGCGCAGGCCGATATCCCGGAACGCGAACGCCCGGACGCCGCCGCGCTGCTGACCGACTGGATTCCGGAATGA
- a CDS encoding DUF1631 family protein → MDDNSRFFPGHSPLARQSADKTFESIRRDAVTALSGVLAGFWGDIEEQVRLAAIASHENSAIYDDRIAIRLLNQRALELANRYRESLETAFDQWRNPRPRAVIDNKGLSLMSEAQLEVHLSGQQIVELLEHQLMHPLHLMHQRLDSLATALGLPRQAPETNPLRPDVPVTALVKLFNEDDLTPELRRLIFLQLEKRLSKVLDELYTKINTVLEQGFAPRDMPMAPSAPSMAPSAAGWTPDGGLVEGRSAQQGGFQQGGFQQGNHPQGGQAGYGHAPNVPWDFGAQAMGGGQPAAGGLLAGGGGRPLRYREDVHQQLRAWRQTVLRPGSMAPSAASVAGVRVLAPQELLGIAAMLQGDDPAPYVRALAGDDARPLSAVIRDQIVSGSRQLGYDPTQTRLSELDEDAIDLVGILLQTLSRSHATLQRSRALYGRLVAPYLKLALSDDSLFDQRAHPGRKLLEALSEACDGNTGDSPQDQQTLTHAELAVERVVEEYRDDKAIFELAASELRDHLDQQKRMREVAEQRAADAVSGRERLQHARRAVDELLGSRLGQRPLTEGIAEFLTGHWRHHLVQTWLREGPSSAQYLSAVSVGESLIQIDADAARAEGARVADKILELQGPLGRCYASCGLDAVAARDSLAKIVTALAFPDQPRALHPVPTEDSAVEVSDAANWGGLRVVGGTDSIDYDLSIAARMRRLRVGQNLRLIEDDGRESAARIAWVSPLTSRFLIVNRRGMRKLVVSPEELAALVAKGRVSLRSSEAPFDEALRDMWQQLSQTRAAVG, encoded by the coding sequence ATGGACGACAACAGCCGGTTCTTCCCTGGCCACTCGCCATTGGCGCGCCAGTCCGCAGACAAGACTTTCGAGTCGATCCGCCGCGACGCAGTGACCGCGCTCTCGGGCGTGCTTGCGGGCTTCTGGGGCGATATCGAAGAGCAGGTGCGGCTCGCGGCCATCGCCAGCCACGAGAACAGCGCGATCTACGACGACCGGATCGCGATCCGGCTGCTGAACCAGCGCGCGCTGGAACTGGCGAACCGCTATCGCGAATCGCTGGAGACCGCGTTCGACCAGTGGCGCAATCCGCGCCCGCGTGCGGTCATCGACAACAAGGGCCTGAGCCTGATGTCCGAGGCCCAGCTCGAAGTGCATCTGTCCGGCCAGCAGATCGTCGAACTGCTCGAACATCAGCTGATGCACCCGCTGCACCTGATGCACCAGCGGCTCGATTCGCTCGCCACCGCGCTCGGCCTGCCGCGGCAGGCGCCGGAAACCAACCCGCTGCGCCCGGACGTGCCGGTCACCGCGCTGGTCAAACTGTTCAACGAAGACGATCTCACCCCCGAACTGCGCCGGCTGATCTTCCTGCAGCTGGAGAAGCGCCTGTCGAAGGTGCTGGACGAGCTGTACACCAAGATCAATACCGTGCTGGAGCAGGGGTTTGCGCCGCGCGACATGCCGATGGCGCCGTCCGCGCCGTCCATGGCGCCATCGGCGGCAGGCTGGACCCCGGACGGCGGTCTGGTCGAGGGCCGCAGCGCGCAGCAGGGCGGCTTCCAGCAAGGCGGCTTCCAGCAGGGCAACCACCCGCAGGGCGGTCAGGCCGGTTACGGCCATGCACCGAATGTGCCCTGGGACTTCGGTGCCCAGGCGATGGGCGGCGGTCAGCCTGCGGCCGGTGGCTTGCTTGCGGGCGGCGGTGGCCGGCCGCTGCGTTATCGCGAGGACGTCCATCAGCAGCTGCGCGCATGGCGGCAGACCGTGCTGCGTCCCGGTTCGATGGCGCCTTCAGCGGCATCCGTGGCCGGTGTGCGCGTGCTCGCGCCACAGGAACTGCTCGGCATCGCCGCCATGCTGCAGGGCGACGATCCGGCGCCTTATGTCCGCGCGCTGGCCGGCGACGATGCCCGCCCGCTGTCGGCGGTGATCCGCGACCAGATCGTCAGCGGTTCGCGCCAGCTCGGCTACGACCCCACCCAGACCCGCTTAAGCGAGCTGGACGAGGACGCGATCGATCTCGTCGGCATCCTGCTGCAGACCCTCTCCCGCAGCCATGCGACGCTGCAGCGCTCCCGCGCGCTGTACGGCCGTCTGGTGGCGCCGTACCTCAAGCTGGCGCTGAGCGACGACAGCCTGTTCGATCAGCGCGCCCATCCCGGCCGCAAGCTGCTCGAAGCATTGAGCGAAGCCTGCGATGGCAACACCGGCGACTCGCCGCAGGACCAGCAGACCCTGACCCACGCCGAACTTGCGGTGGAGCGCGTGGTCGAGGAATACCGCGACGACAAGGCGATTTTCGAGCTGGCCGCCAGCGAGCTGCGCGATCATCTCGATCAGCAGAAGCGGATGCGCGAAGTCGCCGAACAGCGCGCCGCCGATGCGGTCAGTGGCCGCGAGCGCCTGCAGCACGCGCGCCGTGCGGTCGACGAACTGCTGGGCTCGCGCCTCGGCCAGCGTCCCTTGACCGAAGGCATCGCCGAATTCCTGACCGGCCACTGGCGCCATCATCTGGTCCAGACCTGGCTGCGCGAAGGCCCGAGTTCGGCCCAGTACCTGTCTGCGGTGTCGGTCGGCGAGAGCCTGATCCAGATCGACGCCGACGCCGCGCGTGCCGAAGGCGCAAGGGTTGCCGACAAGATCCTCGAACTGCAGGGGCCGCTCGGCCGCTGCTATGCCAGCTGTGGCCTCGATGCGGTCGCCGCCCGCGATTCGCTGGCGAAGATCGTGACCGCGCTGGCCTTTCCGGACCAGCCTCGCGCACTGCATCCGGTGCCGACGGAAGACTCCGCTGTCGAAGTCAGCGATGCGGCGAACTGGGGCGGATTGCGGGTGGTCGGCGGTACCGACAGCATCGATTACGACCTGTCGATCGCGGCGCGGATGCGCCGCCTGCGGGTCGGACAGAACCTGAGGCTCATCGAGGACGATGGTCGCGAAAGCGCCGCGCGCATCGCCTGGGTCAGCCCACTCACCTCGCGGTTCCTGATCGTCAACCGTCGCGGCATGCGCAAGCTGGTGGTCTCGCCGGAAGAGCTCGCCGCGCTGGTCGCCAAGGGACGTGTGAGCCTGCGCTCGTCCGAGGCCCCCTTCGACGAGGCCTTGCGCGACATGTGGCAACAGCTGAGCCAGACCCGCGCCGCCGTCGGCTGA
- a CDS encoding NAD(P) transhydrogenase subunit alpha, whose product MAAAGADTVTETAAEAVVAKVIIGAVRETAHGERRVALTPETCKKLVAAGASVRIERGLGDGAHAPDTAYVDAGAEVVDGADTVLASADIVVCVQPPSAQAIAAMKSGAVLVGMLQPQGDAARGEAIASRGIVAFPLERLPRTTRAQAMDILSSQAGMAGYKAMLIAAQLAPRFFPMLTTAAGTIRPSKVLVIGAGVAGLQAIATAKRLGAQVEGFDVRPETREQIESLGGKFLDLGVSAAGEGGYARQLTDEERALQQQRLADHLKNIDVIVATAAVPGRPAPKIVSAAMVAGMKPGSVIVDLAAETGGNCELTRPGDNVVHGGVTVSGPLNLASSGAMHASDMFARNVFNFVSLLLKKDGSLHFDWNDELLAKTVWPERAAG is encoded by the coding sequence ATGGCGGCAGCAGGTGCGGACACAGTGACGGAGACGGCTGCCGAAGCCGTCGTGGCGAAAGTGATCATCGGCGCGGTGCGTGAGACCGCCCATGGCGAACGGCGCGTGGCGCTGACGCCCGAAACCTGCAAGAAACTCGTGGCTGCGGGCGCCAGCGTACGCATCGAACGTGGCCTTGGCGACGGTGCGCACGCTCCCGACACGGCGTATGTCGATGCCGGCGCCGAAGTCGTCGATGGCGCCGATACCGTGCTGGCTTCCGCCGATATCGTCGTCTGCGTGCAGCCGCCGTCGGCGCAGGCGATCGCTGCGATGAAATCCGGTGCGGTGCTGGTCGGCATGCTGCAGCCGCAGGGCGACGCCGCACGCGGTGAGGCCATCGCCTCGCGCGGGATCGTCGCGTTTCCGCTGGAACGCCTGCCGCGCACCACCCGTGCGCAGGCCATGGATATCCTCAGCTCGCAGGCCGGCATGGCCGGTTACAAGGCGATGCTGATCGCCGCGCAGCTCGCGCCGCGTTTTTTCCCGATGCTCACCACTGCCGCGGGCACCATCCGGCCGTCGAAAGTCCTGGTGATCGGCGCCGGCGTGGCCGGGCTGCAGGCGATCGCCACCGCCAAGCGCCTCGGCGCCCAGGTCGAAGGTTTCGACGTGCGCCCGGAAACCCGCGAACAGATCGAATCGCTCGGCGGCAAATTCCTCGATCTCGGCGTCAGCGCCGCAGGCGAGGGCGGTTATGCCCGCCAGCTCACCGACGAAGAGCGTGCCCTGCAGCAGCAGCGCCTCGCCGATCATCTGAAGAACATCGACGTGATCGTCGCCACCGCCGCCGTGCCCGGCCGCCCTGCGCCGAAGATCGTCAGCGCGGCGATGGTGGCCGGCATGAAACCCGGCAGCGTGATCGTCGATCTGGCCGCCGAAACCGGCGGCAACTGCGAACTCACCCGGCCCGGCGACAACGTCGTCCATGGCGGAGTGACGGTGTCCGGCCCGCTCAACCTCGCCAGCAGCGGCGCGATGCACGCCAGCGACATGTTCGCGCGCAATGTCTTCAACTTCGTCTCGCTGCTGCTGAAGAAGGACGGCTCGCTGCATTTCGACTGGAACGACGAACTGCTGGCGAAGACGGTCTGGCCGGAACGCGCCGCAGGTTGA
- a CDS encoding S41 family peptidase, with the protein MAQEVKPADAAGSKKTDETEASKVPLEEIRRYVSVFNAVKYAYVEPVEDRKLMQSAIRGLLLDLDPHSAYLVRSDAEAFDEDTSGAYDGIGVEVQQQPDGTILVIAPIDDTPAARAGVKPGDLIIAIDGKTLTPELIDSNPLRGKPGSKTLLTVQREGAKKPLDITVQRETIRISSVRSRMLEPGYAYVRVSAFQADTATDFEQQIDKLQAQAGAGKSLRGLVLDLRSNPGGLLTSAVQIADDLLDKGGIVSTRGRNPVADATFNATPGDRMRGAPLVVLVDAGSASASEVLAAALRDNKRAQVVGSRTFGKGSVQTVLPLDNGDAVKLTTARYYTPSGKSIQARGIDPDVVLKPDGAVKSAQADIISEAALPGHLRGEQETSGVGIGDVLEGEAPIAAALVVLKKQVASLPVATDRR; encoded by the coding sequence ATGGCGCAGGAGGTCAAACCCGCCGATGCCGCAGGATCGAAAAAAACCGACGAGACCGAGGCCAGCAAGGTGCCGCTGGAAGAGATCCGCCGCTATGTCAGCGTCTTCAACGCGGTGAAGTATGCGTACGTCGAGCCGGTCGAGGATCGCAAACTGATGCAGTCGGCGATCCGCGGCCTGCTGCTCGATCTCGACCCGCACAGCGCCTATCTCGTCCGCAGCGATGCCGAGGCCTTCGACGAAGACACCAGCGGTGCCTACGATGGCATCGGCGTGGAAGTGCAGCAGCAACCGGACGGCACCATTCTCGTGATCGCGCCGATCGACGACACCCCGGCGGCGCGCGCGGGCGTCAAGCCGGGCGATCTCATCATCGCGATCGACGGCAAAACGCTGACGCCCGAACTGATCGACAGCAATCCGCTGCGCGGCAAGCCGGGCAGCAAGACCCTGCTCACCGTGCAACGCGAAGGCGCGAAGAAGCCGCTCGACATCACCGTGCAGCGCGAAACCATCCGCATCAGCAGCGTGCGCAGCCGGATGCTGGAGCCGGGCTATGCGTACGTGCGGGTCAGCGCGTTCCAGGCCGATACCGCGACCGATTTCGAGCAGCAGATCGACAAGCTGCAGGCGCAGGCCGGCGCGGGCAAAAGCCTGCGCGGGCTGGTGCTGGATCTGCGCAGCAACCCGGGCGGTCTGTTGACGTCCGCCGTGCAGATCGCCGACGACCTGCTCGACAAGGGCGGCATCGTCAGCACCCGTGGCCGCAATCCGGTGGCCGACGCGACCTTCAACGCAACGCCCGGCGATCGCATGCGCGGCGCGCCGCTGGTCGTGCTGGTGGATGCCGGTTCGGCCAGCGCATCCGAAGTGCTGGCCGCTGCGCTGCGCGACAACAAGCGCGCGCAGGTCGTCGGCAGCCGCACGTTCGGGAAGGGATCGGTGCAGACCGTCCTGCCGCTGGACAATGGCGATGCGGTCAAGCTCACCACCGCGCGTTACTACACGCCCAGCGGCAAATCGATCCAGGCGCGCGGCATCGATCCGGATGTCGTGCTCAAGCCCGACGGCGCGGTCAAGTCGGCGCAGGCCGACATCATTTCCGAAGCGGCGCTGCCGGGACACCTGCGCGGCGAGCAGGAGACTTCGGGCGTCGGCATCGGCGATGTGCTGGAAGGCGAAGCGCCGATCGCGGCTGCGCTGGTCGTGTTGAAAAAGCAGGTCGCGAGTCTGCCCGTCGCCACCGATCGGCGCTGA
- a CDS encoding ABC transporter ATP-binding protein, with translation MLAIRDLSKTYANGVRALDAVTLDIPRGMFGLLGPNGAGKSSLMRTLATLQEADSGAATLDDGKGGSIDVLRDKDAVRRQLGYLPQDFGVYPKVSASDLLEHFAVLKGLTDRRQRREIVDGLLQQVNLWDVRKRKLGGFSGGMRQRFGIAQALLGNPRLVIVDEPTAGLDPEERNRFLNLLAEIGENVAVILSTHIVEDVTDLCPTMAIMNKGKVLLTGRPIDAISALESQVWRKQVQKADLKRYEENFTVLSIRLVAGTPVIHVFSAERPEAGFEQVAPDLEDVYFQRLRQHAKAA, from the coding sequence ATGCTCGCCATCCGCGACCTCAGCAAAACCTACGCCAACGGCGTGCGCGCACTCGATGCGGTGACGCTCGATATTCCGCGCGGCATGTTCGGCCTGCTCGGCCCGAACGGCGCCGGCAAATCCTCGCTGATGCGCACGCTCGCCACGCTGCAGGAAGCCGACAGCGGCGCGGCCACGCTCGATGACGGCAAGGGCGGCAGCATCGACGTGCTGCGCGACAAGGATGCGGTGCGCAGGCAGTTGGGCTACCTGCCGCAGGATTTCGGCGTGTATCCGAAAGTCAGCGCGTCGGATCTGCTGGAACACTTCGCCGTGCTCAAGGGCCTGACCGACCGCAGGCAGCGGCGCGAAATCGTCGATGGATTGCTGCAGCAGGTGAATCTGTGGGATGTGCGCAAGCGCAAACTCGGCGGTTTTTCCGGCGGCATGCGCCAGCGCTTCGGCATCGCCCAGGCGTTGCTCGGCAATCCGCGACTCGTGATCGTCGATGAGCCCACCGCAGGACTCGATCCGGAAGAGCGCAATCGCTTCCTGAATCTGCTCGCCGAGATCGGCGAGAACGTTGCGGTCATCCTGTCGACGCATATCGTCGAGGACGTGACCGATCTGTGCCCGACCATGGCGATCATGAACAAGGGCAAGGTGTTGCTGACCGGCCGGCCGATCGACGCCATCTCCGCGCTCGAAAGCCAGGTCTGGCGCAAGCAGGTGCAGAAAGCGGATCTCAAGCGTTATGAGGAGAATTTCACGGTACTGTCGATCCGCCTGGTCGCCGGCACTCCGGTGATCCACGTGTTCAGCGCGGAACGGCCCGAAGCGGGATTCGAGCAGGTCGCGCCCGATCTCGAGGACGTGTACTTCCAGCGCCTGCGCCAGCACGCCAAAGCCGCCTGA